The Flavobacterium sp. HJ-32-4 genome contains a region encoding:
- a CDS encoding glycosyltransferase has protein sequence MRILLIGEFSRLHNSLKEGLVALGHEVTLVSAGDDFKGFPSDLSIAPVTCRGSRFLSFLGKILRKGTGYDLEAWEKGLRFRRLLPQLKGYDVVQLINSDALETLPFLSKRLYRSLFSQNGKRFLLVCGDETPVVTYWLSHPDFFSPLTAYLRNRDYGQYFRYTLKYASTPYRSLYDYVTSQCEGIVSSDLDYHLPLNHSGIINTLVPNPVNTDLIPFSPPPLADKIVIFHGVNRYTSIKKGSRFFEEALVEIEARYGGRVSVVRTDSLPYTEFDRLRKQAHILLDQVYGVDQGYNALEAMARGQVVFTCAGAAFRSHYGLTDEVAVEARPDVAYLVERLSKFIEDPETMVETGKRARAFIEKEHHYHTIAQRYLDVWKPS, from the coding sequence AAGGACTGGTGGCGCTTGGCCATGAGGTGACGCTGGTGTCGGCAGGAGACGATTTCAAAGGGTTTCCGTCCGATCTTTCGATAGCGCCCGTGACGTGCCGCGGGAGTCGCTTCCTGTCGTTCCTGGGTAAAATCCTTCGAAAAGGAACGGGATACGATCTCGAAGCCTGGGAAAAAGGCCTCCGATTCCGAAGGCTGCTACCCCAGTTAAAAGGCTACGATGTGGTGCAACTCATCAACTCGGATGCACTGGAGACGCTTCCGTTCCTTTCCAAACGACTGTACCGATCGCTGTTTTCGCAAAACGGCAAACGTTTCCTTTTGGTTTGTGGAGATGAAACGCCGGTGGTGACGTATTGGTTGTCGCATCCGGACTTCTTTTCCCCGTTGACGGCCTACCTACGGAATCGCGACTACGGGCAGTACTTCCGATATACGTTAAAGTATGCCTCTACTCCCTATCGCTCGCTTTACGATTATGTCACGTCGCAGTGCGAAGGTATCGTGTCATCCGACCTCGATTACCACCTGCCGCTGAACCATTCCGGTATCATCAATACGCTCGTTCCCAATCCGGTCAATACAGACCTAATTCCGTTTTCGCCGCCGCCACTCGCTGACAAAATCGTGATTTTTCATGGGGTCAACCGGTATACCTCGATTAAAAAAGGAAGTCGTTTTTTTGAGGAAGCGTTGGTGGAAATCGAGGCGCGGTATGGGGGGCGCGTGTCGGTTGTGCGTACGGACAGTCTTCCGTACACGGAATTTGACAGGCTGCGGAAACAGGCCCACATCCTCCTTGACCAGGTGTATGGTGTTGACCAGGGATACAATGCGTTGGAAGCAATGGCCCGCGGACAGGTGGTGTTTACCTGTGCGGGTGCGGCTTTCCGCTCCCACTATGGACTTACAGACGAGGTAGCCGTGGAAGCGCGGCCGGATGTCGCGTATCTGGTAGAACGGCTTTCAAAGTTCATCGAGGATCCGGAAACGATGGTCGAAACCGGAAAACGGGCACGTGCATTTATAGAAAAAGAACACCATTATCACACCATCGCGCAACGGTACCTGGACGTATGGAAGCCATCCTAA
- a CDS encoding stage II sporulation protein M: protein MREAAFIKQNKEKWLEFERAISGETKKNPDEWAALYVQIVSDLSFAQTYYPKSKTVIYLNHLASQIFQKIYKTRRHETNRVVHFFKTEVPLLTYQNRRYLLYSFLLLLLFTAIGVLSEYGGDGLARRMLGDEYVNKTLENIREGNPTAVYSSGSNWGSFIGIVFNNLKVGAFLYASGIFGGIGSFYCLLQNGVMLGCFHYIFATQDVLYKSALGIWIHGSFEIFSMVVEGGCGLMLGASLLFPRTYSRIDSLKIGLRNSFKIFLSTMPFTIAAAVLEGFVTRYANQLPDLVNLAIILSTLSIISYYYIIYPYRVARRMQNEQHAS, encoded by the coding sequence ATGAGAGAGGCGGCCTTCATCAAGCAAAATAAAGAAAAATGGCTCGAATTCGAACGGGCTATTTCGGGCGAGACAAAAAAAAATCCGGACGAGTGGGCGGCACTCTACGTGCAGATCGTCAGTGACCTGTCGTTCGCGCAAACGTATTACCCGAAGAGTAAAACCGTTATCTACCTCAACCACCTCGCGTCGCAGATCTTCCAAAAAATCTACAAGACCCGTCGGCATGAGACGAACCGGGTGGTGCATTTCTTCAAAACGGAAGTGCCGTTGCTTACGTATCAAAACCGACGCTACCTGCTCTACTCCTTTCTGTTGCTCCTCCTTTTTACCGCCATTGGCGTCTTGTCGGAGTATGGTGGCGACGGCCTGGCACGACGTATGCTCGGTGACGAATATGTCAATAAAACGCTGGAAAATATCCGCGAGGGCAATCCGACTGCTGTGTATTCATCCGGATCGAACTGGGGAAGTTTCATAGGAATTGTATTCAATAACCTCAAAGTAGGCGCCTTCCTGTATGCATCAGGTATCTTTGGCGGGATTGGCAGTTTCTACTGCCTTTTGCAAAACGGCGTCATGTTGGGCTGCTTCCATTATATCTTCGCTACCCAGGATGTACTGTACAAAAGCGCGCTGGGTATCTGGATACACGGTTCGTTTGAGATTTTTTCGATGGTCGTGGAAGGCGGTTGCGGACTCATGCTGGGCGCATCGCTGCTGTTCCCCCGTACGTATTCCCGCATCGATTCACTGAAGATCGGCTTACGGAACAGTTTCAAGATTTTTCTGAGTACGATGCCGTTCACGATCGCTGCCGCGGTTTTGGAGGGATTTGTGACCCGATATGCGAACCAGCTTCCGGATTTGGTCAACCTTGCCATCATCCTATCGACGCTTTCGATCATCTCCTATTATTACATCATCTATCCGTATCGCGTGGCGCGCCGGATGCAAAACGAACAGCACGCCTCGTGA
- a CDS encoding gliding motility-associated C-terminal domain-containing protein: MKRHIAWLLPILLLAGFSASAQTFGLLQQFGGHSDFTFAGNTLNYQENEGNPEGPCTIMTSSSASLALGPSDNVIFARLYWAGSGNGSGDDVVQLNGQQVVATQTLTFTYANMPAFCASADVTALVQAAGPGTYTFSGLDLSDVINTLNYCANGVNFGGWALVVVFENPALPINQVNVYDGLNGVPPQLTIVLDSLNVIDSEGAKIGFIAWEGDSALAVNERLTINNQVLSNALNPPTNAFNGTNSITGATNLYNMDIDVYDIENNIQPGDATATVKLTSGQDFVMISTVVTKLNVMLPDATVAIDAVDTDCGSRDITVSFTVWNKESTDVLPAGVPVSIYADGTYLTTIFTTIDLPPGGSESSTLTLTIPDGVPNTFTLEFRADEAADSTKTVTELSESNNSTTTPVTLLVLPSFNAVPGLEACNLGLSKGRFDFSGYPDSIRTRPEDSIRFFATEDQAVAGTPEILDPSAYETTAPDTVWVRIETPEGCFVTTSFPLTVRNCPPVLYNLVEPNENGYFDFLLTDGLHDIFLDYRLSIYNRWGILVWTGYDTTDDFRGRSNEGNEWLGKDLPGGTYFYLLELNDPDYPDPMTGYLYLKK; the protein is encoded by the coding sequence GTGAAACGACATATTGCCTGGTTGCTGCCGATTCTGCTTCTGGCGGGCTTCTCTGCCTCCGCCCAGACATTTGGGCTGTTGCAGCAATTTGGAGGTCATAGTGACTTCACTTTCGCGGGCAATACGCTAAATTACCAGGAAAACGAGGGCAATCCTGAAGGCCCGTGTACGATCATGACCTCATCGTCGGCTTCGCTGGCCCTCGGACCGTCTGATAACGTGATATTTGCCCGCCTTTACTGGGCCGGCTCGGGCAATGGCAGCGGCGATGATGTGGTGCAACTCAACGGACAACAGGTGGTCGCCACCCAGACCCTTACCTTTACCTATGCCAATATGCCCGCGTTCTGCGCTTCCGCGGATGTCACCGCGTTGGTACAGGCGGCAGGCCCTGGCACCTACACCTTTTCGGGACTTGACCTCAGCGATGTCATCAACACCCTAAACTACTGCGCCAATGGTGTCAATTTTGGCGGATGGGCCCTGGTGGTGGTCTTTGAAAATCCGGCGCTGCCCATCAACCAGGTGAATGTGTACGACGGACTCAACGGCGTGCCGCCCCAGTTGACGATCGTACTCGACAGCCTGAATGTCATCGATTCGGAAGGCGCCAAAATTGGTTTCATTGCCTGGGAAGGCGACTCGGCCCTGGCGGTGAACGAACGGCTTACGATCAACAACCAGGTGTTGAGCAACGCGCTGAACCCGCCTACGAATGCGTTTAATGGGACGAACAGCATCACCGGCGCGACAAACCTTTACAATATGGACATCGATGTGTATGACATCGAAAACAACATACAACCGGGTGACGCCACCGCTACCGTAAAACTGACCTCCGGACAGGATTTCGTGATGATCAGCACCGTAGTGACGAAATTGAATGTCATGTTACCCGATGCGACCGTGGCCATCGACGCCGTCGATACCGACTGCGGCTCGCGCGACATAACCGTTTCTTTTACCGTGTGGAATAAAGAAAGTACGGATGTCCTTCCGGCCGGGGTGCCGGTGTCTATTTACGCGGATGGCACCTACCTCACCACTATTTTCACCACCATCGACTTACCGCCTGGGGGAAGTGAGAGCAGCACCCTGACATTGACGATCCCCGATGGCGTTCCCAATACGTTTACACTGGAATTCCGCGCCGATGAAGCGGCTGACAGCACGAAGACCGTCACCGAACTTAGCGAATCCAACAATAGTACGACCACTCCGGTGACCCTGTTGGTACTGCCCAGCTTCAATGCCGTTCCGGGACTCGAGGCCTGTAACCTCGGCCTTTCTAAGGGACGATTTGATTTTTCGGGGTATCCGGATAGCATCCGCACACGGCCTGAAGATAGCATTCGTTTTTTCGCAACGGAAGACCAGGCGGTTGCCGGTACACCGGAAATCCTGGATCCCTCGGCTTATGAAACCACAGCACCCGACACCGTTTGGGTACGGATCGAGACACCGGAAGGTTGTTTTGTTACCACCTCTTTTCCGTTGACGGTGCGAAATTGCCCGCCTGTTCTCTATAATCTGGTCGAACCGAATGAAAACGGGTATTTTGATTTTCTACTGACGGATGGTTTACACGACATCTTCCTGGATTACCGCCTTTCGATCTACAATCGATGGGGGATATTGGTATGGACGGGCTATGACACGACCGATGATTTTCGCGGACGGTCAAATGAAGGGAACGAGTGGTTAGGGAAAGACCTGCCCGGGGGCACCTATTTTTACCTGTTGGAATTGAACGACCCGGATTATCCGGATCCTATGACGGGCTATCTCTACCTTAAAAAGTGA
- a CDS encoding DUF4129 domain-containing protein, with the protein MRNRIVFVLSLLSAVATAQDTLSEPLVDTTTVTVDSTYVDEDNTFSARIPADTSAFYAIDPQRIKPVRFEDDLRSRYDSKAFSYEDTKPEKTLWQRFTDWLDRKLREWFDLQDTQTSAQILRYVGWSLVILLALLVVYFIARVLFRKEGKWVFTRSPQAGLRYDDVDDNIEAADFDELIRKALAENDRRLATRYLYLRLLRELSRREIIEFDKEKTNSQYAYEIRNEALRKQFQYLSYLYNYIWYGKFDVDESTYAKTAAAFQETITRLA; encoded by the coding sequence GTGAGGAACCGGATCGTATTTGTTTTATCGCTGCTTTCCGCAGTGGCCACGGCGCAGGACACACTATCCGAGCCGCTGGTGGATACGACGACGGTTACCGTTGACTCTACTTACGTCGACGAGGACAATACCTTTTCGGCCCGCATACCTGCCGACACCAGTGCGTTTTATGCGATTGACCCACAACGGATCAAACCGGTGCGTTTCGAAGATGACCTCCGTTCGCGCTACGATTCGAAGGCATTTTCGTATGAGGATACAAAACCGGAGAAGACGCTTTGGCAACGATTTACCGACTGGCTCGACCGGAAGCTACGCGAATGGTTTGATTTGCAAGACACCCAGACATCTGCCCAAATTCTGCGCTATGTCGGTTGGTCGTTAGTGATACTGCTTGCCCTTCTGGTGGTGTATTTCATCGCCCGTGTCCTTTTCAGGAAGGAAGGAAAATGGGTTTTCACGCGTTCGCCTCAGGCCGGATTACGCTATGATGATGTGGACGACAACATCGAAGCCGCTGATTTCGACGAGTTGATCCGGAAGGCGCTGGCGGAAAATGACCGCCGTCTTGCCACCCGTTACCTCTACCTGCGATTGCTGCGGGAATTGTCGAGACGGGAGATCATCGAATTCGACAAAGAGAAGACGAATTCGCAGTACGCCTATGAAATACGGAATGAGGCGCTACGGAAGCAGTTTCAGTATCTCTCTTATTTGTATAACTACATCTGGTATGGCAAATTCGACGTTGACGAATCGACATACGCCAAAACGGCCGCCGCTTTCCAGGAAACCATAACGCGACTGGCATGA
- a CDS encoding acyltransferase yields MNRIRQFLFVTLRVWKYRWLSDCRSVAGRPTCYHPLLLKGKGHIAFGQDVQVGVIASSEYYSHYAYLEARHPDARIEIGNRVALNNAFTAIAFDRITIGDDTLIGSNCRILDSDAHDLTPGNRLTGQPATAPVTIGKGVFIGSNVTVLKGVTIGDHAVIGHSAVVTKDVPANAIAAGNPARVIRTI; encoded by the coding sequence ATGAATAGGATCCGACAGTTTTTATTCGTCACGCTTCGCGTTTGGAAATACCGCTGGCTTTCCGACTGTCGTTCAGTAGCGGGTCGGCCAACGTGTTACCACCCGCTTTTGCTGAAAGGGAAGGGACATATTGCCTTTGGTCAGGACGTGCAAGTGGGGGTCATCGCTTCCAGTGAGTATTATTCCCACTATGCCTATCTCGAAGCCCGTCATCCCGACGCGCGGATTGAAATCGGCAATCGGGTGGCGTTGAACAATGCCTTTACAGCCATCGCTTTTGATCGCATTACCATCGGCGACGATACCCTGATAGGAAGTAACTGCCGCATTCTCGACAGCGATGCGCACGACCTCACACCCGGAAACAGGCTGACGGGGCAACCCGCCACTGCGCCCGTCACGATCGGGAAAGGGGTGTTCATCGGCTCGAATGTGACCGTACTAAAAGGTGTCACCATTGGGGATCATGCCGTTATCGGACACAGCGCGGTCGTAACGAAAGACGTGCCGGCCAACGCAATAGCCGCGGGCAACCCCGCCCGTGTAATCCGGACTATCTGA
- a CDS encoding GNAT family N-acetyltransferase has protein sequence MKNLTVRRYDARSADKWNAFIGSARNATFLFDRRYMEYHSNRFEDFSLILEEEGEWVGVLPANREGEQVVTHGGLTYGGLVYKDGMKLAGVINMLAAILRFLASQGVSTLRWKCLPSIYHAKPSQEAEYALFLAGATLVRRDTLSVLDLSLTPRFSTDRKAGLKRGERAFLHVKRVLDPTVFWEELLVPSLNERHDARPVHTANEMRLLMERFPDHIHLYIAYDGDRPVAGTVLYLSDYVVHSQYIAADAERHKNGSLDFLHVSLLSQFKGTKRWFDFGISNEADGQKLNGGLSYWKESFGCGTVTHDFYEVATAHHARLQNVLL, from the coding sequence TTGAAAAACCTCACCGTCCGTCGCTACGACGCCCGTTCCGCCGACAAATGGAACGCCTTCATAGGAAGTGCGCGGAATGCGACGTTTTTGTTTGACCGGCGGTATATGGAGTACCACTCGAATCGCTTTGAGGATTTTTCACTGATACTGGAAGAAGAAGGGGAATGGGTAGGCGTGCTGCCCGCGAACCGCGAAGGGGAACAGGTCGTAACGCACGGGGGCCTGACCTATGGCGGATTGGTGTATAAAGACGGAATGAAACTGGCCGGTGTCATTAACATGCTGGCGGCCATACTCCGTTTTCTGGCATCGCAGGGCGTTTCGACCCTTCGGTGGAAATGCCTCCCTTCGATTTACCACGCCAAACCGTCGCAGGAAGCTGAGTATGCGCTTTTTTTGGCTGGTGCTACGTTGGTGCGTCGCGATACGCTTTCCGTCTTGGACCTCTCCCTTACACCGCGTTTTTCTACCGATCGGAAGGCGGGGCTGAAACGGGGTGAAAGAGCCTTTTTGCACGTGAAACGGGTCCTCGATCCCACGGTATTTTGGGAGGAATTGCTGGTGCCTTCGCTCAACGAACGGCACGACGCGCGGCCGGTGCATACGGCAAACGAAATGCGACTTTTGATGGAGCGGTTTCCGGATCATATCCACCTGTATATCGCGTATGACGGCGACCGACCTGTTGCCGGAACGGTGCTGTATCTCTCTGATTATGTCGTCCATTCCCAATACATTGCGGCCGATGCCGAGCGCCACAAGAACGGCAGCCTCGACTTCCTGCATGTCTCTCTTTTGTCGCAGTTCAAAGGAACCAAACGCTGGTTCGATTTTGGTATTTCGAATGAGGCGGACGGGCAAAAGCTCAACGGCGGACTTTCGTATTGGAAGGAGAGTTTCGGATGCGGCACCGTCACCCATGATTTTTATGAAGTAGCGACCGCGCACCACGCCCGGTTACAAAACGTGTTGCTATGA
- a CDS encoding O-antigen translocase: MRFPNKHEVLKVVSLNAAQVLFNFLLGFLSVKITSTFLGAKGMALTGSFRNFVAMVKSLGTLGISNSATKLVARNRHDLEELSAIYATFFWFSLLMSAVLSVVTFVAAPFLSEALFFDPGYVWPLRLLASVLPLVVLNVFWLAVYNGFEAFRKIILIQIISNAAVFAATVYFILMFGMEGGLYAIAVGEALMALVTWLFFRRDRTLFRTHLPRVLHMRFVRQIGKFMLMGLVTSILAPVAQLFIRTCIVDHRSVTEAGLWDAVNRISGFYMLAVGSGLSLYYMPRLASLTSEKAFGKEVRYYYRYFVPLFTGALVLLYLLRHIAVTVALSDEFQPVADLLTWQLAGDLFRVLALAFGMRVLVEAQVTRYLIAEILFNGLYLAGAFWLVPQEGGNGALKAYAIAHFLNLILMLYWFRRVWWGQKAAV, encoded by the coding sequence ATGCGGTTCCCGAATAAACACGAAGTATTGAAGGTGGTGTCGCTCAACGCCGCACAAGTTCTCTTCAATTTTCTTTTGGGTTTCCTCTCCGTAAAAATTACCTCGACATTTCTGGGTGCGAAAGGAATGGCCCTCACCGGCAGTTTCCGCAATTTCGTTGCCATGGTGAAGTCGTTGGGCACGCTCGGCATCAGCAATTCCGCGACCAAACTGGTCGCCCGGAACAGGCACGACCTCGAGGAATTATCGGCGATCTACGCGACTTTCTTCTGGTTTTCGCTGTTGATGTCGGCCGTATTGTCAGTTGTCACGTTTGTCGCAGCGCCTTTTCTCTCTGAGGCGCTGTTCTTCGATCCCGGTTATGTATGGCCCCTCCGGCTACTGGCGTCGGTGCTGCCGTTGGTGGTATTGAATGTATTCTGGCTTGCGGTGTACAACGGTTTTGAAGCGTTCCGGAAGATCATCCTCATACAAATCATTTCGAATGCGGCCGTTTTTGCCGCTACCGTCTATTTTATCCTGATGTTCGGGATGGAAGGCGGACTCTATGCCATTGCCGTGGGTGAGGCGTTGATGGCCTTGGTTACCTGGCTGTTTTTCCGACGCGACCGCACCCTTTTCCGTACCCATTTGCCGCGCGTCCTCCACATGCGGTTCGTGCGGCAGATTGGGAAGTTTATGCTGATGGGACTGGTTACCTCGATCCTCGCCCCCGTGGCGCAGTTGTTCATACGGACGTGCATCGTTGACCATCGCTCGGTGACGGAGGCAGGTTTATGGGATGCCGTCAACCGCATATCCGGCTTTTACATGCTAGCGGTCGGGTCGGGACTTTCACTTTACTACATGCCACGACTCGCCTCCCTTACGTCGGAAAAGGCATTCGGAAAAGAAGTACGCTACTACTATCGGTATTTCGTGCCGCTTTTTACCGGCGCATTGGTGCTATTATACCTGCTACGCCATATCGCGGTAACCGTAGCCCTGTCAGACGAGTTTCAACCCGTCGCCGACCTGCTGACGTGGCAACTCGCAGGCGACCTCTTCCGGGTGCTGGCATTGGCTTTTGGGATGCGGGTACTGGTGGAAGCGCAGGTCACACGCTACCTTATTGCCGAAATACTGTTCAACGGTCTATACCTGGCGGGTGCGTTTTGGCTCGTACCCCAAGAGGGAGGAAACGGCGCGTTGAAGGCATACGCCATTGCCCATTTTCTCAACCTGATCTTGATGCTGTATTGGTTTCGCCGCGTGTGGTGGGGCCAAAAAGCGGCAGTATAA
- a CDS encoding glycosyltransferase family 39 protein has translation MEAILKYRYAMMVIPALAAATALFVLPVSYDEAWTFLNFTQKGVAYSASHYPAPNNHILHSILTVGMDVLPGLKHLWKIRLSSWIVYVLGLIATFQIVRRHFGSETAVLVSAVAPVLFMTFYYSYMSRGYGLAYLLFLLCFDRAWSISAGNNSWKQWLWLSVWGALGCYTLPSFLYALVTLHVFLLVSHPKNIVRQALWSVTTVVLVAGLYLPLLQTEGLKSITSNRFVEPIGLSQTLRELPGFLVHLVEELSGFSRWILLPFLALSGWHLIRSRNRRLMLFAGCVLMVPILMLVLQRTIPFPRTFHYLAFPMTLFLVVPLAPLVRRMRPAVVLGTACALQVGLLLHFALTIGAYEDRDMALNTTASTIIPSIEGDKRYFFVGTLLPTNLEFELIDDGYQHYHIEYGYTEDAAKVSGFDYVIIQKEQDHSVVKPLWSTPYYAVYKGTTSSP, from the coding sequence ATGGAAGCCATCCTAAAATATCGTTACGCCATGATGGTCATTCCCGCCCTGGCAGCGGCGACCGCGCTTTTTGTGCTGCCCGTTTCGTATGACGAGGCGTGGACTTTCCTGAATTTCACCCAAAAAGGCGTGGCGTATTCCGCCAGCCACTACCCTGCCCCGAACAACCATATCCTGCATTCGATACTGACGGTTGGGATGGATGTCCTGCCCGGCCTCAAGCACCTGTGGAAGATCCGGTTGTCGTCGTGGATCGTATATGTGCTGGGACTCATCGCGACGTTCCAAATCGTACGCCGGCATTTCGGGAGCGAAACGGCCGTCCTGGTGAGTGCAGTCGCACCGGTGTTGTTCATGACGTTTTACTATAGTTATATGTCACGCGGCTACGGCCTCGCTTATTTGCTGTTTCTGCTTTGCTTCGATCGCGCCTGGTCGATTTCGGCTGGCAATAACAGCTGGAAGCAATGGCTGTGGCTGTCGGTGTGGGGCGCGCTGGGCTGTTATACACTGCCATCCTTTCTCTATGCGTTGGTGACACTACACGTCTTTTTGTTGGTAAGCCACCCGAAAAATATCGTTCGCCAAGCCCTTTGGTCGGTGACTACGGTGGTGTTGGTTGCCGGCTTGTATCTGCCGCTGCTGCAGACAGAAGGGCTGAAGTCGATCACATCAAACCGTTTCGTGGAACCCATCGGACTTTCGCAGACCCTACGCGAATTACCCGGCTTTCTCGTGCATCTGGTCGAAGAATTAAGCGGATTCTCGCGTTGGATTTTGTTGCCGTTTTTGGCCCTTTCGGGATGGCACCTCATCCGGAGCCGCAACCGCCGCCTGATGCTTTTTGCCGGATGTGTGCTTATGGTCCCTATCCTGATGTTGGTTTTGCAACGGACCATTCCTTTCCCTCGGACCTTCCACTACCTGGCGTTTCCGATGACGCTGTTTTTGGTGGTTCCGCTGGCACCGCTCGTCCGTCGGATGCGGCCCGCTGTTGTTTTGGGCACAGCATGCGCGCTGCAGGTTGGATTGCTTTTACACTTTGCCCTGACTATCGGTGCCTATGAAGACCGCGATATGGCGCTGAACACAACGGCATCGACCATCATCCCTTCTATTGAGGGAGACAAGCGTTACTTTTTTGTAGGAACGCTGTTGCCTACGAATCTTGAATTTGAACTTATTGACGACGGGTATCAACACTACCACATTGAATATGGCTATACGGAAGACGCAGCAAAGGTGAGCGGATTCGACTATGTCATCATCCAAAAAGAACAGGACCATTCGGTGGTGAAACCCTTATGGTCGACGCCGTATTATGCGGTCTATAAGGGAACGACTTCGTCTCCTTAA
- a CDS encoding RDD family protein yields the protein MTQLSINTTQNVVIKFNAASVGERMLAGLIDFVIQFVYLQLVFNLIFSFFGFKQYLSTLDQWSEMAVYILFYLPVAFYSVVQEGFFEGRTIGKYIVKIKVVKIDGYQASFGDYFMRWVLRIVDFGTIVTGLILLITTKKTQRLGDIAAGTAVITLRNRVTIDSTILIEVEDDYRPQFPLVVRLSDNDMRIIKDTFESARRHADYRTLERLADKIEQVCGFKNPLSTKEAFISTVMKDYNYYTQKM from the coding sequence ATGACCCAATTATCCATCAATACCACACAAAATGTCGTCATCAAATTCAATGCCGCGTCGGTTGGAGAGCGGATGCTCGCCGGCCTCATCGATTTCGTCATCCAGTTTGTGTACCTGCAGTTGGTATTCAACCTCATTTTCAGCTTTTTCGGTTTCAAGCAGTACCTCAGTACGCTCGACCAGTGGTCAGAGATGGCGGTTTACATCCTGTTTTATTTGCCTGTCGCCTTTTATTCTGTGGTGCAGGAGGGCTTTTTTGAAGGACGTACTATCGGGAAATACATCGTCAAAATTAAAGTGGTCAAAATCGACGGGTACCAGGCGTCGTTCGGCGACTATTTCATGCGGTGGGTCTTACGGATCGTCGACTTCGGAACGATTGTCACTGGCCTCATCCTGCTGATTACCACAAAGAAAACCCAACGGTTGGGTGACATTGCGGCCGGAACGGCTGTCATAACGCTTCGGAACCGGGTGACCATCGACAGTACCATCCTGATTGAAGTGGAAGACGATTACCGACCCCAGTTTCCGTTGGTGGTACGGTTGAGCGACAACGATATGCGGATCATCAAGGATACCTTCGAATCGGCCCGTCGCCACGCCGATTACCGCACACTTGAAAGGCTGGCGGATAAGATCGAACAGGTTTGCGGTTTCAAAAATCCGCTGTCTACGAAAGAGGCCTTTATTTCGACCGTTATGAAGGATTACAACTACTACACCCAAAAAATGTAG
- a CDS encoding DegT/DnrJ/EryC1/StrS aminotransferase family protein, with protein MIPFLDLHKVNEPFEADFRDRMQRFLDKGWYILGEETAAFEAEFAAYCGTEYAVGVANGLDALTLILTAYIELGRLQAGDEVIVAANTYIASILAIKQAGLVPVPVEPDEASFNLDPSRVEAQLTSRTKALLPVHLYGQLCDMPRLRELASRHGLLIVEDAAQAHGACDASGRKAGNLGDAAGFSFYPTKNLGALGDAGAVTTNDPQLARMVRLLRNYGSETKYYNEYVGINSRLDELQAAFLRVKLPHLDAENTRRRAIATRYLSEIRNPRVVLPTYDESDAHVFHQFIIRCTERARLQAMLLENGVQTQIHYPVAPHRQKALPEWHGLSFPLTEALHEEVLSLPVYGSLTDAQLQHIITHVNRLE; from the coding sequence ATGATTCCGTTCCTCGACCTACATAAAGTAAACGAGCCCTTTGAGGCCGACTTTCGCGACCGGATGCAGCGTTTCCTCGACAAGGGTTGGTATATCCTCGGAGAAGAGACCGCTGCCTTCGAAGCCGAATTCGCTGCCTATTGCGGCACCGAATATGCTGTGGGTGTGGCGAACGGACTCGATGCGCTGACACTCATCCTGACGGCGTATATAGAATTGGGCCGTTTGCAGGCGGGTGATGAGGTCATCGTAGCGGCTAATACCTACATTGCCAGTATTCTTGCCATCAAGCAGGCCGGACTCGTGCCGGTTCCGGTTGAGCCCGACGAAGCGAGTTTTAACCTCGATCCTTCGCGGGTAGAGGCGCAGCTCACCTCGCGGACGAAGGCGCTTTTGCCCGTCCATCTTTACGGACAACTGTGTGATATGCCGCGGCTGCGGGAGCTTGCTTCGCGTCACGGACTACTCATCGTAGAAGATGCAGCGCAAGCCCATGGTGCGTGTGATGCCTCCGGACGAAAGGCGGGTAATCTGGGGGATGCAGCGGGTTTTAGTTTTTATCCTACCAAAAACCTTGGCGCCCTTGGAGATGCCGGTGCCGTGACGACCAACGATCCGCAACTGGCCAGGATGGTGCGGTTACTACGGAATTACGGCTCGGAAACCAAGTACTACAACGAGTATGTCGGCATCAATTCGCGTCTGGATGAGTTGCAGGCCGCATTCCTTCGGGTGAAGTTACCCCATTTGGATGCGGAGAATACAAGACGTCGCGCGATTGCCACCCGTTACCTGTCGGAAATCAGGAACCCAAGGGTTGTACTGCCCACTTATGACGAAAGCGACGCGCATGTGTTCCACCAATTTATCATCCGATGTACGGAACGGGCGCGTTTGCAGGCCATGCTGTTGGAAAACGGCGTCCAGACACAGATACACTATCCGGTCGCGCCGCATCGCCAGAAAGCTTTGCCTGAATGGCACGGATTATCTTTTCCGTTGACGGAAGCCCTCCATGAGGAAGTATTGAGTTTGCCGGTATACGGATCGCTCACCGATGCGCAGTTGCAGCACATTATCACCCACGTAAACCGATTGGAATGA